A genome region from Carya illinoinensis cultivar Pawnee chromosome 2, C.illinoinensisPawnee_v1, whole genome shotgun sequence includes the following:
- the LOC122301325 gene encoding mitochondrial import inner membrane translocase subunit TIM14-1-like: MATPFLAGLAVATAALAGRYGIQAWQAFKARPPRPRMRKFYEGGFQPTMTKREAALILDIRETATPDKVKEAHRRVMVANHPDAGGSHYLASKINEAKDMMLGKGKSGGSAF; encoded by the exons ATG GCTACACCATTTCTAGCTGGCCTTGCAGTAGCTACTGCTGCTCTTGCTGGTAGATATGGGATCCAGGCCTGGCAAGCATTCAAGGCACGTCCTCCAAGACCCAGAATGCGCAAATTCTATGAAGGTGGTTTCCAGCCAACAATGACGAAAAGGGAAGCGGCTCTTATTCTTGATATTAG GGAGACTGCAACTCCGGACAAGGTCAAAGAAGCACATAGAAGAGTAATGGTTGCAAACCATCCTGATGCAGGTGGTAGCCATTACCTTGCTTCCAAAATTAATGAAGCTAAAGATATGATGCTTGGAAAGGGGAAAAGTGGTGGCTCTGCATTCTAA